In Streptomyces sp. NBC_01381, a genomic segment contains:
- a CDS encoding alpha/beta fold hydrolase, with the protein MTDPAPLSAQPPSLVRIEGPWTHRDVAANGARFHIAEMGDGPLVLLLHGFPQFWWTWRHQMVALADAGFRAVAMDLRGVGGSDRTPRGYDPANLALDITGVVRSLGEPDAALVGHDLGGYLAWTAAVMRPKLVRRLAVSSMPHPRRWRSAMLSDRKQTAAGSYVWGFQRPWLPERQLVADDGALVGRLVRDWSGPQLPDDETVETYQRAMTIPSTAHCSIEPYRWMVRSMARPDGIQFNRRMKRPVQVPTLHLHGSLDPVMRTRSAAGSGEYVEAPYRWRLFDGLGHFPHEEDPVAFSTELVNWLKDPEPDR; encoded by the coding sequence ATGACGGACCCCGCCCCTCTTTCGGCCCAGCCGCCCTCGCTCGTACGCATCGAAGGCCCCTGGACCCACCGGGATGTCGCCGCCAACGGCGCGCGCTTCCACATCGCCGAGATGGGCGACGGGCCGCTGGTGCTGCTGCTGCACGGCTTCCCGCAGTTCTGGTGGACCTGGCGGCACCAGATGGTGGCGCTCGCCGACGCGGGGTTCCGTGCGGTCGCGATGGACCTGCGGGGCGTGGGCGGCAGCGACCGTACGCCGCGCGGCTACGACCCGGCGAACCTCGCGCTCGACATCACGGGCGTCGTCCGGTCCCTCGGTGAGCCGGACGCCGCGCTCGTCGGGCACGACCTGGGCGGATATCTGGCGTGGACGGCGGCCGTGATGCGGCCCAAGCTGGTGCGCCGCCTCGCCGTCTCCTCGATGCCGCATCCGCGGCGCTGGCGCTCGGCGATGCTGTCGGACCGCAAGCAGACCGCCGCCGGGTCGTACGTCTGGGGTTTCCAGCGGCCGTGGCTGCCGGAGCGTCAACTCGTCGCGGACGACGGGGCCCTGGTGGGGCGTCTGGTGCGGGACTGGTCGGGGCCGCAGCTGCCGGACGACGAGACGGTGGAGACGTACCAGCGGGCCATGACCATCCCCTCGACGGCGCACTGCTCGATCGAGCCGTACCGCTGGATGGTGCGCTCGATGGCCCGCCCCGACGGCATCCAGTTCAACCGCCGCATGAAGCGGCCGGTGCAGGTTCCCACGCTGCATCTGCACGGATCGCTCGACCCCGTGATGCGTACGAGGAGCGCGGCGGGCTCCGGCGAATACGTCGAAGCGCCGTACCGCTGGCGGCTTTTCGACGGGCTCGGGCACTTTCCTCACGAAGAGGACCCTGTTGCGTTCTCGACCGAGCTGGTGAACTGGCTGAAGGATCCCGAGCCGGATCGGTGA